Proteins encoded by one window of Chloroflexota bacterium:
- the trpD gene encoding anthranilate phosphoribosyltransferase, giving the protein MTTIKDALAKLIESESLSVSEAETAMGEIIAGAATPAQVAAFLTALRMKGETVDELTGCALALRRGVTPVRPKRRDLVDICGIGRNRPRTFNISTLASLVTAGAGLAVAKHGNRSAHGRCGSADLLEAMGVNLELTPQQMADCIDQVGIGFLFAPRLQAGLENALQPAVEIGFHVILDVLEPLVNPASAEAQFVGVYAGGLTEQLAYTMRNLGVRSAYVVYGVDGLDELSTTGVNKVSRLDPEGIVATFALDAAELGLPRASLTDLAGGSREENVAITRAVLAGQKGPQRDIVVLNASAALVVGGRARHLREGVKMAEESLDSGAAARKLEELIEFTRSVGQ; this is encoded by the coding sequence ATGACCACAATCAAAGATGCACTGGCAAAACTGATAGAGAGCGAATCGCTAAGTGTATCTGAAGCAGAGACAGCGATGGGTGAGATCATTGCCGGTGCGGCCACGCCGGCTCAAGTGGCAGCCTTTCTGACCGCCTTGCGCATGAAGGGCGAGACGGTGGACGAGTTGACTGGCTGTGCCCTGGCGCTGCGCCGCGGCGTAACCCCTGTGCGACCCAAGCGGCGTGACCTGGTAGACATTTGTGGTATCGGCCGTAACCGACCGCGGACGTTCAATATCTCCACCCTGGCTTCGCTGGTGACGGCGGGTGCCGGTCTCGCGGTTGCCAAACACGGCAACCGCTCCGCTCACGGTCGCTGCGGTAGCGCCGACTTACTCGAGGCTATGGGCGTCAACCTGGAACTCACGCCCCAGCAGATGGCCGATTGCATTGACCAGGTGGGCATCGGCTTCCTCTTCGCCCCCCGCTTGCAGGCGGGCTTGGAAAACGCCCTCCAACCTGCAGTCGAGATCGGCTTTCACGTTATCCTCGACGTGCTGGAGCCGTTGGTCAACCCGGCATCGGCCGAGGCACAGTTTGTGGGTGTATACGCTGGCGGGCTGACCGAGCAACTGGCCTATACCATGCGCAACCTGGGCGTGCGCTCGGCTTACGTAGTGTACGGCGTGGATGGCCTGGACGAACTGTCCACTACCGGCGTGAACAAAGTCAGCCGGTTGGATCCAGAGGGCATTGTGGCCACTTTTGCCTTGGATGCTGCCGAACTGGGGTTGCCCAGGGCCTCGCTAACGGACCTTGCCGGTGGGAGCAGAGAGGAAAACGTCGCCATCACCCGCGCTGTCTTGGCCGGTCAGAAGGGGCCCCAACGCGACATCGTGGTGCTCAACGCTTCGGCGGCGTTGGTAGTTGGCGGACGCGCGCGCCACCTGCGCGAAGGTGTCAAGATGGCCGAGGAATCACTGGATTCCGGCGCGGCGGCACGCAAACTAGAGGAACTGATCGAGTTCACCCGAAGCGTCGGGCAATAG